The following coding sequences lie in one Cercospora beticola chromosome 9, complete sequence genomic window:
- a CDS encoding uncharacterized protein (BUSCO:EOG09264ZXA~antiSMASH:Cluster_8), which produces MSTQKHIFAPGGTNGSLQADQYTKGSLEESQLHPDPFTQFDMWFKHANESNVYQPETVTLSTASLPSGKVSARMVYLKEMDDRGFVIYSNWGTSRKAADIASNPHAALTFWWHELERQVRVEGTVERLTSEESQVYYDTRIRGSRLGAWASQQSSVLKNREELEQQVKDVESRFQDQEKFPVPDFWGGLRVKPETMEFWQGRPSRLHDRFQYVKSDNGEWKIQRLSP; this is translated from the coding sequence ATGTCCACCCAGAAGCATATTTTCGCTCCAGGCGGCACCAATGGCTCACTGCAAGCGGACCAATATACCAAAGGGTCATTAGAAGAATCCCAACTGCACCCGGATCCCTTCACGCAATTCGACATGTGGTTCAAGCATGCCAATGAATCAAACGTCTACCAGCCTGAGACTGTTACTTTGTCAACAGCTTCATTACCATCAGGAAAGGTCTCAGCCCGCATGGTCTATCTCAAAGAAATGGACGATCGAGGATTTGTCATTTACAGCAACTGGGGCACCTCTCGCAAAGCAGCAGATATTGCTTCGAATCCTCACGCTGCACTGACGTTCTGGTGGCATGAATTGGAGCGTCAAGTGCGAGTGGAAGGCACTGTCGAACGCCTCACCTCAGAGGAATCACAGGTCTACTATGATACGAGAATACGTGGGAGCCGGCTCGGTGCATGGGCGAGTCAGCAGAGCTCTGTGTTGAAGAATCgagaagagctggagcagcaggTGAAGGACGTTGAGTCGAGATTTCAGGATCAGGAGAAATTTCCTGTACCGGATTTCTGGGGTGGACTAAGAGTGAAGCCGGAGACGATGGAGTTCTGGCAGGGGCGGCCTTCAAGACTGCATGATCGGTTTCAATACGTGAAGAGCGACAATGGGGAGTGGAAGATTCAGAGATTGAGCCCATGA